One region of Bacteroidota bacterium genomic DNA includes:
- a CDS encoding 4Fe-4S binding protein, with translation MLSHSKIIPFRLIIFLLITLLFTPKVYSQDEDEFSEFKTIENQENGGEDEFMEFEQSNDEFEQSNDEFSNENSDVVKEKVSYTRLYWSLVILAFTILAGFMVRYRATRKLRSIFLIASVVILGFYRGGCPGPISSFMNTYLMAIGVEINWQAIIWFLGLIPITYILGQVFCGWICHLGALQEFLFIPKISIWKSTKAQKILKIVRTVVLIGFLIQLTFTHVLLWNKVGPFKVAFNLFSANLAGYILLGILLLSSVFIYRPFCKAICPVGLLLGWISKIPGASILGINNSCIGCKNCNDACNTDAITRENKTSYLDNTNCILCGDCLDSCKSKSISFHRKGKTNNEKIILKSIKKYNNK, from the coding sequence ATGCTTTCTCATTCTAAAATAATTCCTTTTAGACTTATTATTTTTCTATTAATTACTTTGCTTTTTACTCCTAAAGTTTATTCTCAAGATGAAGATGAGTTTTCTGAATTTAAGACTATTGAAAATCAGGAGAATGGAGGTGAAGACGAATTTATGGAATTTGAACAAAGCAACGATGAGTTTGAACAATCAAATGATGAATTCAGCAATGAAAATTCGGATGTTGTTAAAGAAAAAGTTAGTTATACACGATTGTATTGGTCATTAGTAATACTTGCTTTTACTATTCTTGCAGGTTTTATGGTCAGGTATCGTGCAACTCGAAAGTTAAGATCAATATTTTTAATAGCATCAGTTGTAATTTTAGGATTTTACAGAGGAGGTTGTCCTGGTCCAATTTCAAGTTTTATGAATACATATTTAATGGCAATTGGTGTAGAAATTAATTGGCAGGCAATAATTTGGTTTCTTGGGTTAATCCCAATAACCTATATTCTTGGACAAGTATTTTGTGGTTGGATTTGCCATTTAGGAGCATTACAGGAATTTTTATTTATTCCTAAAATAAGTATTTGGAAAAGTACAAAAGCTCAAAAAATATTAAAAATTGTAAGAACAGTAGTCTTAATCGGTTTTTTAATTCAGCTAACATTTACTCATGTATTGCTTTGGAATAAAGTAGGTCCCTTTAAAGTTGCTTTCAATTTGTTTTCTGCAAATCTTGCAGGATACATTTTATTAGGAATTTTACTCCTTAGTTCAGTTTTTATTTATCGTCCTTTTTGTAAAGCGATTTGCCCCGTAGGTCTTTTATTGGGCTGGATAAGCAAAATTCCTGGTGCATCAATTCTTGGAATAAATAATTCTTGTATAGGATGTAAAAATTGTAACGATGCATGTAACACAGATGCAATAACAAGGGAAAACAAAACAAGTTATTTGGATAACACAAATTGCATTTTGTGTGGAGATTGTTTAGACTCTTGTAAAAGTAAAAGTATTTCATTTCACAGAAAAGGAAAAACAAATAATGAAAAAATTATTCTTAAAAGTATTAAAAAGTACAATAATAAGTAG
- a CDS encoding DUF4295 family protein, with amino-acid sequence MAKKVIAGLKKATEIVRVIVPVKTASGHYKFKEEIIGKSRVDEFVKNNS; translated from the coding sequence ATGGCAAAGAAAGTTATAGCTGGTCTTAAAAAAGCCACAGAAATTGTAAGAGTTATTGTCCCTGTAAAAACAGCATCAGGACATTATAAATTTAAAGAAGAGATTATCGGAAAATCAAGAGTTGACGAATTTGTTAAAAATAATAGTTAA
- the rpmG gene encoding 50S ribosomal protein L33 — translation MAKKSKGGRQQVIIECTEHKKSGLPGTSRYFTSKNKKNTTERLELMKYNPTLRKHTLHKETK, via the coding sequence ATGGCAAAGAAAAGTAAAGGCGGAAGGCAACAAGTAATCATTGAATGTACCGAGCACAAAAAAAGTGGTTTACCCGGAACATCAAGATATTTTACTTCCAAAAACAAAAAGAATACTACAGAGCGGTTAGAATTGATGAAATATAACCCGACTCTTAGAAAACACACATTACATAAAGAAACTAAATAA
- the rpmB gene encoding 50S ribosomal protein L28, with the protein MSRVCDLTGKRAIVGNYVGRTNKRTKRKFYPNLQVKKFYIPEIDRTITLKISTSALRNMNKKGVYNYLMELEKKGIKVL; encoded by the coding sequence ATGTCAAGAGTATGTGATTTAACTGGAAAAAGAGCAATTGTTGGTAATTATGTAGGAAGAACCAACAAAAGAACAAAAAGAAAATTTTATCCTAACCTTCAGGTTAAGAAATTTTATATACCTGAAATAGATAGAACAATAACACTTAAAATTTCTACAAGTGCTCTTAGAAATATGAATAAAAAAGGTGTTTATAATTATTTAATGGAATTAGAAAAAAAGGGTATTAAAGTTTTATAA
- a CDS encoding N-acetylmuramoyl-L-alanine amidase, whose protein sequence is MKYYRILILLSIIFVFSSFQTLNDSKFHVKTIVIDAGHGGKDPGAISAGIKEKDVALSIAKKLGDIIEENLDDVKVIYTRKTDVFIGLYERARIANNQSANVFISIHCNAVRSTNAYGTETFVMGVHKNEKNLSVAMKENSVIKMEENYLDKYDGFDPSSPEAHIIFSLVQNAYTEQSLNLASKIEDQFKNRVHRKSRGVKQAGFLVLWETTMPSVLIETGFLSNANERKYLTSDIGQVYIASAIFRAFRNFKTELEENN, encoded by the coding sequence ATGAAATATTATAGAATATTAATTTTACTTTCAATTATTTTTGTTTTTAGTTCATTCCAAACTTTAAATGATAGCAAATTTCATGTCAAAACAATTGTTATTGATGCAGGTCATGGAGGAAAAGACCCGGGAGCAATATCGGCAGGAATAAAAGAAAAAGATGTTGCATTGTCAATTGCAAAAAAATTAGGGGATATAATTGAAGAAAATTTAGATGACGTAAAAGTTATTTATACACGAAAAACAGATGTTTTTATAGGATTGTATGAAAGAGCTAGAATTGCAAATAACCAAAGTGCCAATGTTTTTATATCAATACATTGCAATGCCGTAAGATCAACAAATGCTTATGGAACAGAAACATTTGTAATGGGTGTTCATAAAAACGAAAAAAACCTTTCAGTTGCTATGAAGGAAAATTCAGTTATCAAAATGGAAGAAAACTATCTTGACAAATATGATGGTTTTGATCCGTCATCTCCTGAAGCACATATAATTTTTTCCCTTGTTCAGAATGCCTATACAGAGCAAAGCCTCAACCTTGCGTCAAAAATAGAAGATCAGTTTAAAAATAGAGTACATAGAAAGAGCAGAGGAGTTAAGCAAGCCGGCTTTCTTGTACTTTGGGAAACAACAATGCCCAGTGTTTTGATAGAAACAGGATTTTTATCAAATGCAAATGAAAGAAAATACCTTACTTCCGATATCGGACAAGTTTATATTGCATCTGCTATTTTTAGGGCATTCCGTAATTTTAAAACTGAACTTGAAGAAAATAATTGA
- a CDS encoding putative LPS assembly protein LptD, protein MKLLKHFFITIFFLITLSIAFGQNAIVDSNNSISVISDTLLVNSPDSLSNEKNIGDSLISKDAIKSVINYSANDSFPIYMENNIMTLYKNAVITYEEIKVEAGIIKIDWNKNLIYAYGYYDSLEKYKEAPVFTESGKAYKAKKIIYNFKTKKAKIFNLYTEEDQSYIHGEEVKKDENNVLCIKNAKYTTCNLEHPHFYIAATKIKILENKIITGPAYFVIEDIPLPIGVPFGFFPKKQTRSSGIILPSYGESNNRGFYLRGLGYYLGINDYFDLLIKGDIYSRGSWMMDLSSNYSKRYNYRGNFGIKYGHNKYGDPDASDFRLDKDFSIRWTHRQDPKARPNSNFSANVNAGSQNSFRNNSMNANEILQNNLSSNVTYSKTFAGTPFSMNASASHSQNLSNNTVSLTAPNLSLNMKRIFPFRGSGVKKSKWYNDIGLSYNMDFRNNINTVDSILFDEATWREWQNGIKHNIPLSTSFKVLKYFSISPSVNYAGRTYFEKIHKTYYSEHDSAVGDTIITETLNGVYHLHDVSVSGNISTRIYGMYNINKLGLIAIRHLVSPNLSFSYHPDFSNPDWGYYQEVQTDTTVNNFEKYNAFQGAIFGSPSPYKQGNLNFRIQNNFEAKIKTKTDTATKENTKKIKLLDNLDFSGHYNFLADSMKLSDIRFNGRTSLFKNKISIQFSGTIDPYHITKDSFRIDKLAIFNGFQAGRLTRGNISVNARINSPKNKDNSEQIGFNGMPYGNYVDFDIPWNISFNYSLNYSNYRVSNGKVTNAPVINQTLTFSGNLSLTKKWKINFRSGYDLELNKFSFTSFDIYRDLHCWEMSFSWIPFGYRQSYMFKINVKSAILKDLKFDKKKYYYDY, encoded by the coding sequence TTGAAATTACTAAAACATTTTTTTATCACAATATTTTTTTTAATCACTTTATCAATAGCCTTTGGGCAAAATGCTATTGTTGATTCAAACAATAGTATTTCAGTTATTTCCGACACTTTATTAGTAAATAGTCCTGATTCTTTATCAAATGAAAAAAACATTGGTGATTCCTTAATTAGTAAAGATGCAATAAAGTCAGTTATCAATTATTCTGCCAACGATTCTTTTCCTATTTACATGGAGAACAATATTATGACTCTTTACAAAAATGCAGTAATAACTTATGAAGAAATAAAAGTTGAGGCGGGAATAATAAAAATTGATTGGAATAAAAATCTTATTTATGCCTATGGATATTATGATAGCTTAGAAAAATATAAGGAAGCACCGGTTTTTACGGAAAGTGGGAAAGCATATAAAGCAAAAAAAATTATTTACAATTTCAAAACGAAGAAAGCAAAGATATTCAATCTTTATACTGAGGAAGATCAAAGTTATATTCATGGTGAAGAAGTAAAAAAAGATGAGAATAATGTTTTGTGTATAAAAAATGCAAAATATACTACTTGTAATTTAGAGCATCCTCATTTTTATATTGCAGCAACAAAAATAAAAATTTTAGAAAATAAAATTATTACAGGTCCTGCATATTTTGTAATTGAAGATATTCCATTACCTATTGGAGTTCCTTTTGGTTTTTTCCCTAAAAAACAAACACGCTCTTCCGGGATAATCCTTCCCTCTTATGGCGAATCAAATAATAGAGGTTTTTATCTGAGAGGATTAGGATATTATTTAGGAATCAACGATTATTTTGACCTTTTAATTAAAGGAGATATTTATTCAAGAGGTAGTTGGATGATGGATTTAAGTTCAAATTACAGTAAGAGATATAATTACAGGGGTAACTTTGGGATAAAATACGGACATAATAAATATGGAGACCCTGATGCATCGGATTTTCGTTTAGATAAAGATTTCTCTATCAGATGGACGCACAGACAAGACCCCAAAGCAAGACCAAATTCAAATTTTAGTGCAAATGTTAATGCAGGAAGTCAAAATTCTTTTAGAAATAATTCCATGAATGCTAATGAAATTTTGCAAAATAATCTTAGCTCTAATGTTACTTATTCAAAAACATTTGCAGGAACACCTTTTTCAATGAATGCTAGTGCTTCTCATAGTCAAAATTTATCCAACAACACTGTAAGTCTTACTGCACCGAACTTAAGTCTTAACATGAAAAGAATTTTTCCTTTTAGAGGAAGTGGAGTGAAAAAAAGTAAATGGTACAATGATATTGGCTTAAGTTACAATATGGATTTTAGAAATAATATAAATACTGTTGACAGCATTTTATTTGATGAAGCAACTTGGAGAGAATGGCAAAATGGAATAAAGCATAACATTCCATTGTCAACAAGTTTTAAAGTTCTAAAATATTTTTCAATTTCTCCATCGGTAAATTATGCGGGAAGAACATATTTTGAGAAAATTCATAAAACTTACTACAGCGAACATGATTCGGCAGTTGGAGACACAATTATCACCGAAACTTTAAATGGTGTTTATCACTTGCATGATGTTAGTGTTTCAGGAAATATAAGTACAAGAATTTATGGGATGTACAATATTAATAAATTGGGACTTATTGCAATACGTCATCTTGTTTCACCTAACCTAAGTTTTTCTTATCATCCCGATTTTAGCAATCCAGATTGGGGCTATTATCAGGAAGTTCAAACAGATACAACTGTAAATAATTTTGAAAAATATAATGCCTTTCAAGGAGCAATATTTGGTTCGCCATCTCCTTATAAGCAAGGTAATTTGAACTTCAGGATTCAAAATAATTTTGAAGCGAAAATTAAAACTAAAACAGATACGGCAACAAAAGAAAATACTAAAAAAATAAAGCTATTAGATAATCTCGATTTTTCAGGTCATTATAATTTTTTAGCCGATTCAATGAAATTATCAGATATTCGTTTTAATGGAAGAACAAGTCTTTTTAAAAATAAAATTAGTATTCAGTTTTCAGGAACAATTGACCCTTATCATATTACTAAAGACAGTTTTAGAATAGACAAATTAGCAATTTTTAATGGCTTCCAAGCAGGAAGACTTACACGGGGAAATATTTCTGTAAATGCCAGAATTAATTCACCTAAGAATAAAGACAATTCGGAACAAATAGGTTTTAATGGAATGCCTTATGGCAATTATGTGGATTTCGATATTCCATGGAATATTTCTTTTAATTACTCATTAAATTATTCAAACTATAGAGTGAGTAACGGAAAAGTAACAAATGCTCCGGTAATCAATCAAACGTTAACCTTTAGTGGAAATTTGAGTTTAACAAAAAAATGGAAGATCAATTTTCGCTCAGGATACGACCTTGAATTAAATAAGTTTTCATTTACATCATTTGATATTTATAGGGATTTACACTGCTGGGAAATGAGCTTTAGCTGGATTCCTTTCGGTTACAGACAAAGCTACATGTTTAAAATAAACGTAAAATCTGCAATCTTAAAAGACCTTAAGTTTGATAAGAAAAAGTATTATTACGATTATTAA
- a CDS encoding NAD(P)/FAD-dependent oxidoreductase — MNKYDVIVVGAGPAGLLAAGRAAELGSKVLILEKMRQAGRKLLITGKGRCNVTNSAAIAEFITHVYPNGKFLRNAFSQYFSEDIIELLNNYGVETTLERGGRYFPNDNKASDVLEALLKWVKELKVEIQTGHKVEKLIVENNMIQAVQVNGQKLMAKHVIIATGGKSYPATGSNGEGYELAESVGHSIVKAMPALVPLETEGNVAQKLKGLSLKNVKAIVWVNNKKVAEDFGEMIFTHFGLSGPIILTLSRIVVCELHKNNKVEIIIDLKPALDEQKLDKRLIRDLNEHGKKNINNIFRYWLPSKMITVFIEILGFDFDKKCHQISSKERKQILHLLKNMPFTITKHRTFKEAIITSGGIPTNEISPKTMESKLVKGLFFAGEIIDLDAETGGYNLQIAYSTGWLAGNSSNARNPA, encoded by the coding sequence ATGAATAAATATGATGTTATAGTTGTGGGAGCAGGTCCTGCAGGTTTATTGGCAGCCGGCAGAGCAGCAGAGTTAGGCTCTAAGGTTCTAATCCTTGAAAAAATGCGTCAGGCAGGACGTAAACTACTAATTACAGGAAAAGGCAGATGTAATGTTACCAATAGTGCAGCCATTGCTGAATTTATCACACATGTTTACCCTAACGGAAAATTTTTAAGAAATGCCTTTTCACAATACTTTTCGGAAGATATAATTGAGTTGCTTAACAACTATGGAGTAGAAACTACATTAGAGCGAGGAGGACGCTACTTTCCCAATGACAATAAAGCTTCAGATGTTTTAGAAGCATTACTAAAGTGGGTTAAGGAACTAAAAGTTGAAATCCAAACCGGACATAAAGTTGAAAAGCTGATTGTAGAAAACAACATGATACAAGCTGTTCAGGTAAACGGACAAAAACTAATGGCGAAACATGTGATAATAGCTACAGGAGGAAAATCATACCCTGCCACAGGTTCAAATGGAGAAGGATATGAGTTAGCCGAAAGTGTAGGACATTCTATTGTAAAAGCTATGCCTGCACTTGTACCTTTGGAAACTGAAGGCAATGTGGCACAAAAGCTAAAAGGACTTAGTCTTAAAAATGTAAAAGCTATCGTTTGGGTAAATAATAAGAAAGTAGCTGAAGATTTTGGCGAGATGATATTTACACATTTCGGTTTGTCAGGTCCAATTATTCTAACCCTAAGCAGAATTGTTGTTTGCGAATTACATAAGAACAACAAAGTAGAAATCATCATCGATTTAAAGCCCGCTCTTGATGAGCAAAAACTCGATAAGCGATTGATACGAGACCTTAATGAACATGGAAAGAAAAACATCAATAATATTTTCCGTTATTGGTTACCGTCTAAGATGATTACTGTTTTTATTGAAATTCTAGGATTTGATTTTGACAAAAAATGTCATCAGATTTCATCTAAAGAACGAAAACAAATATTGCATCTTCTTAAAAATATGCCTTTTACAATCACAAAGCACCGAACTTTTAAAGAAGCCATAATTACTTCCGGAGGGATTCCCACTAATGAAATATCACCCAAAACTATGGAATCGAAACTAGTGAAAGGATTATTTTTTGCAGGAGAAATTATCGATCTTGATGCTGAAACAGGAGGCTATAATTTACAAATTGCATACTCAACTGGCTGGTTAGCCGGCAATTCATCTAATGCCAGAAATCCAGCATAA